Proteins encoded in a region of the Pseudomonas putida genome:
- a CDS encoding transcriptional regulator, whose product MLNVEQLKYSVNRMPVERVADAVLELRLEGLVTDDRTPFGKVHFNTCFAEIEALFQRAGYHRGLDVVGYQGLLYALYDPGRWEPVQVLRWLKERSEAVAEAG is encoded by the coding sequence ATGCTCAACGTCGAGCAACTCAAGTACAGCGTCAACCGCATGCCCGTGGAGCGGGTGGCCGACGCCGTTCTGGAACTGCGCCTCGAAGGCCTGGTGACCGACGACCGCACGCCGTTCGGCAAGGTCCACTTCAATACCTGCTTCGCCGAGATCGAGGCCTTGTTCCAGCGTGCCGGTTACCACCGTGGGCTGGATGTGGTGGGCTACCAGGGGTTGCTCTATGCCCTCTATGACCCTGGCCGCTGGGAACCTGTGCAGGTGCTGCGCTGGCTGAAGGAACGCAGCGAGGCAGTGGCCGAGGCTGGTTGA